GCAGTCATTTTACTTGGTGAAATAGTAGAGGAGGATTAGACTGCATTTTTGAGAGATTGGATAGAATTTTCATTAATCAACAGTTCCAGCAATCTTTTGCACATGTAGAAGTGGAGCATCTATCCAGAACTAGCTCAAATCACCACCTTTACTCATTTCTCTGGGAGAACAAGGCCAAGAATTTATTAGAGCATTTAGATTTTTGAAGTTTTGGACCGAACATGCTACGAATCGATTTGTACGAAACGCAGAAATTAAAGGATAACAAGAAATTTGGAtgagaattaaagaaaaagggatgagaaatagaggataaaagctagacctaatgataatgaatctatggacaaacctaagtatatgaaacctacACCCTTCCAATTGGATTTAATCAATACAACCTaagctatttgaaatcaaggtgAGAGATAGTCAAATGAAAttcacaaatgaacaactcttcatgaaatcaatggaaatcggttcaaaaccaacaatggaatccactgTTAACTAAGTCTAAACCTAGAGTCTAGTAagccaaacaaactatcactcaatTTAGAGTATTCATCTCATTTCAGCATAAGCTAAACTAATGAAATGAACTAAGTCTAGTACTTATACTCCTAGactaaaagaagactaagttattacaaaaatgcccttaatgaggcaagggccttctTTGGTTTGTAGTCTTCTTTGGGAATTTCAAAAATAGCGTTCATGTGGAAatcttcatcttccaaataCCAATTGTCTTGCAATTGTAGCCCAATTTTTCTTGATGTGTATCGTCTAGCCATAATTGCACTTTTAGCCCTTTGCGCTTTTAGCCACTTTGTGTAGAAGTCGCCACAATCTCTTCCCAAGCCATCATCCAACCGTCCCATGTCCTTACAAGCATCTTTGTGCCCTTTGTGGCACCTAGGATCAtttcatcctccccttcttcaaaaggattcgtccttgAATACGAATCTTGCAAAAAAGTAGAAGAGTATGAGTACACATCCTCACACAACAAACAAAGGTAATCATCATATGGCAAATGATAATACCTAATGTGAGCATAGCATGCAATCAACACACTAAATGTCTCACTCTTATGATATAACCAAACATCAAATGGATCTAGAAAGAACATGTATCCAAATAATGCTAAAGACACTTGGCTATTCAAGTCATTTTGACAAAAGGGAAAATCAAAGAACCCAATGCAAATAGGAATCCCCACATATAAATCACAAGGGTCAACattaggtggacacaaattgatCTCACAAGAAGAATCAATACGGTCATCGATAGGATCAACTATTGTTGGGTctcccatatcaacaacattggCAACAATCTTTAAGGAACTAAGCTCATCACATGGTAAAGACTCATTAAGGTCACATAAAAACAAGCTTTCACTCAcatccaattcaacaacatgaTCATTTACATCATTTGGAATGTTAAGtttagctattttaccttgagGTTCACAAGAAGTATATTCTTTACCGTGGTTTTCAACTTTGGAGCCCATTTGCTCCTTCGGGAAGCCTTCAACTACCTCATTATCAAGCCCTAAATCTGGAGAGGCGTGGCTGGCACTCGGTGCCACACtcggcccgagcgaaccactctggAGGGGTAGCCCTCAATTTAGGCCAATAGggcctacctgcacacagacaataccaacaagctgATAAGGCCACAAACTAGATATGTGTAAATACTGGCTATCTCgtctgaactgggcacacacacCCAGAACATATACATGCAACTGAGCAAGCCAACGAGGCTACTATGATAGTAAAAAGCCAACAATACCAAAATAGAcatgtacaagccgacaaggctatcacactgacacactatatacaggactcgtctacaagcctctatgCTGGATTTTtctaacaaggtcttataagctttcttatctactgCCCCATGGCTCGCTTGCTGatttcacacttgcattcattctttattcatatagaacatgtcacatcTTTAGTCGTTTTCTCACTATACTTTACTTACATTGTATTACAGTTCTTGCCACGCTCTCATTATATCTTGATCATAATCAACGCTATAGAGTGCCACTTTTTTACCTCGTTCGCAAGCCTGCTCgtaaaatagaataaaccttGCGAAGTAAGCATACTCAACCTATTACTCTTTCTAATCAGCCCTATTACACTTACCATATAAGTTGTTTTACCAATGGATTCCATTCGTTATACCCTTCGTATTTCATACCCCCTTTCCTCGATGCTCtttgttactttattttgctaatTGACTTATCGTATCTTACTcgtgcttatccatccaatcaaTACTTCAGTATCGcactctattggagttaccATTCCTCTCATATGTCGTGTTTTAGCACTACCAgtctccctaatttactctagCATTTCTCTTTACCGTATCAATGTCGATCTTATAATTACTGTTACTATCAATTCAATACtatttaactcatctcttgtagtCATTAacgatactcctaacttaatcTCGTCCGCCATTACTTTTTTGCACAACATCTTTTCccgttaggacatattacaagcttatatcttatctcctttagattctaggaaaatttcggcggagtttcctctatatttcttactatcccaaaacctgcacgcagcaaataccaacaatgcctcacagggccaatatatatgtacgacatatctcagccacacagggctcccactTTCAAGTAAAAGCACAAAGAtgtcgaaacttacctcatatatcacacttcgagatgtacctgatcctttagTGATCTGCCCTATTATcccttcctatttactttccctttcacccttcagctttacatttcaatcatacctcaatattcttacctacTCGACACACATCTTTCATACCGTCGCTTACCTTTTTtctgattcattcaatttgtttagttcataaacttataactgaacttacCATCAAGAGATACCTTTAGTCAATTCCTCTGTTGTACTTACACCgacttacctctatgacaaccaatccattatcatataaatacatattccgATAACGTAGCCTCAACGAAGGGGCTTACCTCCGTAACTTTCAATGTCATCAATTACTTTCTTCTGTCAATACCgttcttctgctgcaatcaagggttagtataaggaatctcatttcctatggcttagctctatcgcacgatcttagagatgaaagaagagtaatcatcctaaatgccctgcagcctcacatcgtttatagatgtggcgcgcaacacaccataaacaagactctactagacacggctcgtagacacttcctagggcGAACtactcgataccacttttgtcacgacccgactaggggccatgacgggtacccggggctaaccaccgagcaccgctcataccattacccatcgcacacatcaagcgttcattcattaatcttatacttaaatcataggaaaacctttttttttcactttgaacataattacctttatatacataagcccttcggctgtcaaaataatatacatacaataaggacatcgtgagaccatactacccacacatacgtatctacgagcctctactagagtgctagacatagggacgggacaggatcccgccgtgcccaaaatacatatacacaaaacaataagcaaaggcacctccggaataatggagtgctctcaaggccTGCTAacagctcctatgagtctggatctcctccctgtttacctgtggtcatgaacacagcgtccaaagaaaatggacgtcagtacgaacattgtactgagtatgtaaggcatgaatgaaatgaacacaatagagaaatcataagacataagacAAAGacataacctgcttaacctttaagagtggatgcatttcatacacataacatatataatcgTAGTACATCTATCGTCATAGCACATACATCACCATATCGtatatataccatcatcgttaacccgcgtccgggtaaccatcatacgctgcccactagtggtgtcatgcccggccctctaggctcggtgtaatcataagcagcccaccttagcggtgacatgcccgaccatctaggcacggtggaatcacaagcagcccgcccttgcggtgacatgtccggccatttaggcacggtggaatcgtatcatcatgtgctcatcatagacttatcattatcatacatcTCATAGACGCATCATGACCTTATCATAAGCTTATCGTAACCTTATCATAaacttagcatcatcatacatttatcgttaaaacatacattagaacttgaaggcaactatagttatgtcggggtgacgtaaggtcgtgaacccccgattacattatggagtgatcataatcatcatatctcaccttgaaagggctaccattttaaggtgagtgtacaccaTGAACAACATCAGGGGATCGTAAAtaggatcattaacttcatggacatcatatcttGCTTCAGAATCTCTAGGCTTagacttatcatcattattatcgtattcatgacatatttctcatctttatctcataagaagctctttatCAACGTTGACTCATAGTtcccggaatgtaagaaagtcatggagaggtagggaaaataatatcataggaatcatataaggatcattagcttcgtaggaatgtcatatcatgagctttaggacTTCTAGACTTAGATTCATCATCAGTATTGTCATGCTCGTaacgtatctcttttctttatcttgtatgaagctctttataatcgtAGACTCATAAGTTCCGATATGTaggaaaatcatggaaagataggaggattcatgccataggagtcatgccttagaaagaagggactagccttacatacctctttcgtttaatAATTCGATCGCTTgattgttctccttcaatgctcacgtttctaccttcaagagaattcgcattaatgTTAGCTAAttgattatatgaacgtgcttactaaagctagagaaaattgggcagcatttccttagtttatacaactttcctcatatcatatatcaattcccaaacgtctgtaataacattcacaacattataactaacaatcttcattcatctacattacccacatttcataatttcacttcaattcatccataatcatggtcgtaGTATACTAgtacgttttctcacatataatgcttatcccatgtccttagtatcatttatagcataatcataatcacaatatatcaagaatcatgactcatcccaagctactactcaaaatctcattattctcatctttataacccattttctatctcctttcataatctaagtctttcaacctcttaatatcttaaacaacatggaataatcataaaacttaccttagatagtgtgggaacgagccttgagtggaaagacttcacttgagcaaaaccctagttcctttccaatggaatttcttgacttggatgaactctaatgagtttcttacacttgatttccttggtttgatgaagttgatccttactctctcttggattcttgtaggtgaagtgtggagaaatgttctagagagttctagagagaaggggagtgaaggggaaatgaaatgaaatgaacttgatccccttattaataatacacaaTCTGTCCCGTCTtgtttctacggaccaacatacggtccgtataaattatactgaccgtatgtctggccgtagatttggtccagtgaatgCTGCCAATCTGGGCTAAAAATACGGTCTAACATACGGccaatataatttatacggccagtatgttgggccgtataatgcccagctattccgatttcattctcgtcgactcgtttgatcttcaatccttatggaaccttcttaatacttgtttaacacctcattaacaatataagggacattatacctcttttccaaaatataattaagtcatcattaattcgttactcataaatcctttccgatacataacgtatgccttgcctttcttggcaaactttcttctattacctcgaatgccttcgaaatctcaattaggatcatccaatgctatttattacttattaaaacatcgtatacttcgtgcccctcattagtctatccactgtgcatcaacaaaattttttttgaggtgtaacagccCGTATTCAACAACATGAAGAAATCCCCGCTTAGCTTAAAATAGGAGAAACGTTGTTTTTTTGCCAACAACAGTTAATGTTGCTGCTTCCAACTTATTAGTACCTTAACAGTGCATATTTTCAACCATGGAAGAGGTTGCTGCCTAATTCATACATTGTTCCTTTGTGATAAGAAAATTAGAAGGGTCTTAAATATATACTCTTGTATGGACCGTGGGTCCCCCTCCACTTATCCAATTTATTACTCTATTTATCTAGACTATATGCTCATCCAAATGTTCCAGCAATTGATCCATAACTAATGACATTCATGAGTCACTTTTATGGAGACACGTGGTCATGTTAATCATGGCACTTGTCACTTTATTCTTTGACTAATAGACTTGTCTCCCTCtacaattattaattaattcctTGTCCAAAATCACTTAAACTATAATCGCTTTAACATACTTTTtgtactcattatcataatcatgtggtgtaacactagtccatagcctctttatgCACCCACCAAATATTATCTCCAATCATCGTCATCACACTCTTCCGTCTTAAATTATTTTGGGACCTCATACTTTTGTACACCGAGCACTTGGTttgcatgcttgaatatgatcaaaattccatacagtccgtataacttgtTCAACATTCCAAACtttgacaaaacttattttctcctaTTCGTTTAACCTTCacgacacttacttatcacttgttaaacaAAGAATAAATACTTATAACGTCAAAAATAATATTgcccttgaacttatgtcgattaacttacgCCAAATCCAACTTACAAAAGTAGGGCATGTAACACTCATGAACTTTCAAAGTTTGAGGTTCGTCATTAGGTTTGCTTCCAAGAATACCTACACCATTATCAAAAcaactagagaagaaagaaaagttacaagAGTTAGAATGGGGTTGTGACAACTCCCTCACATCACTCCTCACAACCTCTCCTTTTTCCactctagagttgtcacttttcactcccttactcctctcaatattttctctctccatTTCATGAGAGTTGGGACAAGTGACAAGTACCACTTTAGAAGGGTTAGGGAAACCCTGCACTTCAATCTTCTCTTTCGCTTCACAAGGGTTGGGTTTCTTTTCCCTCATTTGTTGCTTTTTGagtaattgttccttcaataGGAGTACTTGCTCCATCCACACCTTGAGACATTCACTTGCGCTTGTGTCTCCTTTAGGGTCATTCACTTGAGACCTTGCATCTATCCTACTTTCATCACCTATCAATATTTCCCACCTCTTTCCTTCGACATCATAaccatattgagaacatggaacaTTTATATTCGGATAAGAAGCATGATTCATAGTATTTCTTGAAGTAGGGAATGTGTACCCTCTACTTTTTCTAGGATGACTCCTACTTTGCCAAACCCacacacttataccatttttCTTAGAGTAGAAAGTATCACAAGTCAATGTGCGTGAATACCTGCTAAAAGTTCCTCAGAAGGGCCATGTTCAAATTCACTATCTTCACGGACATATTCACCATAAAGCACATAATCATAAGGTTCATATTCATCACAACTTCCCAATTCACACAAGTTTCCACCAAGTGGTTCATAACGTAAGTGTGAGGAAggaacatacctcaagtcgtctcCATATCTATAGTGTGTAGCATGAGGCTCTTCATAGCTCTCATCTTCACCATAGGACTCCTTATCAAGCTCCTCTACTccttcatcatcttcataaGACCCATGAGATCCACTTGTCTTATACTCATCCCCGGAGTAGTAAGGCTCGCCATCATATGGGTCATGATCAAACTGACCATTGTCGTCTCCATAATTCCCATACTCATCATGGTCATATGTTGCACCATCTTTCCCATAGCCTTCTTCACAATCAAAGCCATATCCTACATTACTAGAGGCATAGCCTTCCATGTCATCACCACAAGATTCTGAAGCGATGGATGAAATCCTTATATCTCTTCCTCCTTATGACATCTCTCCTTGTACCTACAAAATGAGCAAACAATATTAGTAGTAAAGTTCCTCACCTcactcgtatttgcactcaagtttacctctcaacctaaagcttcttccaaagttggccaagaacCGCGTACCCAAATCAATTTACAAGGTTGCTAATCTTTGTGAAAGAAtatattcttgttaattaaaAGATGGACGACTCGATCAAAACTAACGAACTTGAGCCAAGAAGTTTCAATGTGGTTAAAACGAGAAGAGCTTGGAAAgaattagcacgaaagaattaATGGACTCAAGAACTAATCAACAACTAAATGAGGTAAATTAATAATGTTAATTAGCTTGAAAGATCAAAGAAAGGATGAACAAGTACCTAACGAAACTTAGAAACGAAAACCAAATGAAACAGGATTGAAGAACGAAAATGTAACTCAATTTCGAGAAAATATGGGTGGAAATAGATGTTGGGGCTTTGCATATTGGTTGTATATGGTATGAAATATGCTCCTGAAAGTGGCCGAACAAGGCCCATAAGTGGTTGGACTGGTGTGGGTGGATTTTGGAAGGGACATGGGTGGCTTGGAAGGGACCTAGGTGGTACTTTGGACACGTTTCGGGTGAATACGGGTAGAGTGGGTGCGTGGCCAAGGCTTGGAGGTACGTGGGTGCTTTTGGCTACGTAATGGTGGCGTGGCTGAGGGTGGCGGAAGTACGTTGCCCACTCAAATTTGCGTGGCCAATTCCAGTGGCTAATTTGGCTTGGCCTTGGCTACGTGGGTGGGCTACATGGCCAACCTATGTGTCCCATGTGGCTGCATCGTCCACTcaattttttgactttttttggGTCCACAACTTAGTATTTTCCTCTTTTGGGCCAACAAACACTTTTCCACTTGTACTTGAGAAACTTTTTGGATCAAACACCCCTTTTTGGCTTCTTCTTTAAGATGAATGTGTGAAGATGCTCAAGAACATGAAGAACAATTCAAAAACCCAACTATCCTTAAATCAACTCCAAATTAGCTCAAATTTCGGATCTAAGTTCTCTTTTGAGgtggagaacaaagcccaataaaTTTTAACCTCCAATTTCACCTCCTTCACTAGACCCACTTTGTGTTCTTCAAAAACCTTCAAGTTCAACAATGGTGATTTTTCCAAAACTCTTCCTAACACCTTGAAACTTTAGATATAGGTAGATTTGACCTCTAGGAATTCAAATCTACAatcaatttcactcaaattGAACAACAAACCAaatttttgattatttttttttgggggggattttttggatttttgattttttttttttttttagatttccAAAATTCGAACCTAGGATTCagattgtagaaacaaagaCTCTatcctaagctctgataccaacttatataaatcaatttgggggaaacaccaaatcaacaacaaaatgcagaaattaaaggataacaagaaattgggatgagaattgaagaaaaggggatgagaaatagaggataaaagctagacctaatgataatgaatctatggacaaacctaagtatatgaaacctagtCCCTTCCAATTGGATTTAATCAATAGAACTTaagctatttgaaatcaaggtgAGAGATATTCAATTGAAATCAAGAAATgaacaactcttcatgaaatcaatggaaatcggttcaaaaccaacaatggaatccactgTTAACTAAGTCTAAACCTAGAGTCTAGTAagccaaacaaactatcactcaatTTAGAGTATTCATCTCAATTCAGCATAAGCTAAACTAATAAAATGaactaagtctagtatttatactcctagactaaaagaagactaagttattacaaaaatgtccttaatgaggcaagggccttgtttggttgtAGTCTTCTTTAGAATTTCGAAAATAGCCCTCATGTGGAAATCTTCCTTCAAACACCAATTGTCTTGCAATTGTAGCCCAATTTGTCTTGATTTGCATCATATAGCcataattttcacttttagcccTTTGCGCTTTTAGCCACTTGGTGTAGAAGTCACATGATCTCTTCCAAGCTATCATCCAAACGTCTCGTATCCTTCCAAGCATCTTTGCCCTTTGTGCCATCTAGGATCATATCAAACATCAAGATTTCTTGAACATATTCGGGGATAATTGGTCAACAATCTTGAATGGAAAtccttttatgatgtttaaacACAAATTGAAACACATAAAAGGGATTTTTTCAGCATGGAGTAAGGATGTTTACGGAGATATTTTCAAGCAGTTGATTATTAGGGAAGAAATTGTAAAGATCAAAGAAGATTTAATTGAAGATGATCCTTCACCTCTGAATACAATGGTGCTTCAGCAAGCTCAAGCTGAACTCAAGAAATACTtgcattttgaaaaagaattctAGAGACAGAAGGTAATGTAACTTGGTTTGCTGAAGGGGATAGAAAGATTCTTCCATAATCAGTCTGGAAANNNNNNNNNNNNNNNNNNNNNNNNNNNNNNNNNNNNNNNNNNNNNNNNNNNNNNNNNNNNNNNNNNNNNNNNNNNNNNNNNNNNNNNNNNNNNNNNNNNNAGCAAGGGGGGGGTGCTCCGAGACGCGTAGCGCGGCTTAGTCCCCCGACCCGGGTTTCAGTCCGCACCATGGAAAAGAGATAAGAGCGTACCAATTTTGATcttttcaaataccaattagataaagtagcacgaaagaatgaaagaaaatgagatttcctaaatgtcctatagcctctcgcagataagtacggagctcatcataccgatccatgagactctactagacacgctattgtattatagaccggataacctagggctctattaccaacttgtcacgaccaaTTTcgactaagtcgtgcgggcacttaccttttccacctcgataagcgaacctTCAACCCATCGATAAgcaaagacataaataaataaatcaagcaagcagaaaagaataattacataagtctcacaataatatataatagaaatagggcggaaataaggaaaataacctcagggtctggtctaagccatacaagagcatctaagagagaatatacaagtctggaatataaatatacatcaaatctgtctatgtctcagagtggaaaaataagacataataagaggagtcttcaaggcagcagacgactcgtgctcaccctgaaaactcGATGTTAAGCTGATGGTGACTATCAGCCATATGAGACGGAAGAAGACCCAACCTgaaactctgcattcataaaagaatgcagcaagtgtataTTAGTACAAaatcacagtactggtaggtatcatcggccgattaagtatagctaacataattcagacaataaagcaagataggcagataaatcaacaggtataagtcaaacataatcggaaccaattacacgtcatcacctaagtAGAGCACCTAAACTCAAATGTTCCAAGCCTCAACATATCCAAACCGAagccaacatcacaagtaaagcaCCAAACATCTCAATATAAGTTATGATGCAATGCAAttcaataatgtatgaatgcaaatgcaatgccatgcaatgctatgtacacatgtactctggacgGAGAACCTCCACATCTCGGTAGAACAAACCAAGGTGACACACGAAGTTTAAGTACCACTTGTCCTGAATCTTTACCCAACAGACAGATGAGACCCCAGATCTATGCCCAATAGAAAGACGAgaccccgaatctttgcccacagGAGGCTCTCATCGGCACAACCCTAGGGGACCTACGGATTCCATGCGctcactcaatccatgattccAGGACTAACATTAGATAttggactctcacatcactctaaTTTAAAAATCGAGTCCCTCATCACAAATAAGCCATCAAGTACAAACAAGCAAggccaataatatatcatgaagaatgagaatgtGTGAAATGTATGtgtcaatatcaa
This portion of the Lycium ferocissimum isolate CSIRO_LF1 chromosome 1, AGI_CSIRO_Lferr_CH_V1, whole genome shotgun sequence genome encodes:
- the LOC132065504 gene encoding uncharacterized protein LOC132065504, coding for MEGYASSNVGYGFDCEEGYGKDGATYDHDEYGNYGDDNGQFDHDPYDGEPYYSGDEYKTSGSHGSYEDDEGVEELDKESYGEDESYEEPHATHYRYGDDLRYVPSSHLRYEPLGGNLCELGSCDEYEPYDYVLYGEYVREDSEFEHGPSEELLAGIHAH